The genomic region ggattttcaaatcctataccgaggttactccttatagggtatttgcttctaacaaggcatttgtagtcaatccgttaaccaggtgattcctaacaggatcaatacaaaggtaaattacctttaaaatattttgcatgcaacaagattggtcacatagaggctaattgtcctaatggtgaaaatgaacacaagagagataaactcaagaagtataagggtaaaggcaaaagagattgtcttatttctattgataatggtatcactgatgaagaatttgatgttgatgctagtgaagatattgtgtttgtagctattaaggaagagatatcatacTGAAATATTCCGAGCCAAATTTTTTCGtttgtacaaattacaaattacattcaatgcacccgttaaggttagaagatAAACCAAAACATGCTGAAGCAACTCTAACTAGAATGTACACCAGGATCTCGTTGTGGGCAAGGtgtgagcattggtcagaggatctaaAAAAAATTGCTTATGcagtaactctaaccaagaatggcgCTGATGATGGcgagcatatggtcagaggatcttctaCCCTAAATGCTGAAAGGGAACTCTAcaccaagtatgtgctacccaaTCCAGAATGGAGTGAGGGGCGACCATATGGCGGAGTGATTACAAAACAATGCTTGAAAAGAAATGCGGAAGCTGGAAATACTCAACACCCAGAATGTGCTTGCTAACCCAGAATGGGAAAGTAGCTACCATAGGGCGGAGGTcaattaaatacaatatcaaaTGCTGAAAGTAAGAAGAACATTACAATTTGATAAAGCAAGATTATACTCTGCTGTCAGTACTACTGCCAGCTTACactatgaaagatgaaatcttgcaAACAATACGTATCAGCATATAAATAGAGAGGTACAATATTAATGAATTCCTTTGCTGAGAAGTAAGATTAACGGAAATGGCAATAAACAGATCCAACCTTTTCTCCAGACTTGAATAAATCTTCAATGAAGCATTCCCATCGGTTTCAAAGAACTCTCACCACCATCGAATAAAGATATTGCAGATTTCTCCAAACTGATTTAACAGACCTGCACCTTTCAACAAATAACCAACAACATAGGATTCCTTTGAAATGCTCGGAACTCACTCTTTACTCATTCAAAATGCTTGATATCAATTGCAAAACTCTAATAGAAAGGAGGCGCTCAGACTAAGAACAGAAAATAGACTTTAAAAGCATCTAACACTCAATGCACAATTCCCAATACAACAAAGGTACGACCCAGCTGGAAAGGGCGATTTCTCTTTTAAAATCCTGATGCTTCACAAATAAATCTACAAATTGGCACACATGGGCGCCTTCCCTATATGGAAGGGAATATGCAATACCCACAACggatttctttgtcttttttgattTATGAATTAAACATCCAATCTGCTGAAGCTAACATGCAAAAACCAGGAACTTCtaatatgcaaaaataaaaaactaagaaCTACAATACTGATTACAATGCACAAATTTCAAGGAACtcacaaactaaactaaaatcacCACTAGTTGTTGTCCTACAAACAAGAAGCGATGCCCAAGCTAGGAGGCCTTCATTCCTCGAAGCAAACCTAGagccaaaccggcaacataacaGTACTGTAGACCAAAGATGTGAAATGATGCTCAAAGTCTTCCTTTTATAACTTCCTGTTGACTTCACGAAACCCTAAAATCCACTTCAAtatccaaaccctaatcatttCTCCAAGATGGCGtccttttcctttcaagcttaatattgatattttaattaaattcaatacctTGATAAATGCGCCCACATTAAGCTTGCTTTGACtttggaaattaataaaataatctttaatgAAGGCGCCACCCTCAAAAAGCCcacttttcaaaacaacataaagtcAATAgactaggccaaggggtcaacgttcgaatataatattaaaacgtgaccttttaattaaatatatcaacTTAACTCTTCAATCATGCCCTGAAGCCAATAATCACCAAGTCAAAGATCAggtctgagaaggggacattacagtccgccctccccaagattgcttgtccttaaGCAATCACAAACCAGGATGCTGCAAAATCTCATCACTTTCCCAAGTCGCATCCTCCATAGGCAGGTTCTTCCACTTCACCAGGTATTCTCTGATAGTTCTTTTCCTCAAAGAACGTTATCTAAAATCAAGTATCTCCTCTGGAATTAGAACTAACtgtccctcctcatccaaaggcgGCAACTGTGATGAAGCAACCACATTatgtccaagtgccttcttgaggcgagacacGTGGAAAACATTATGCACTCGGCTATCAGAAGGTAGCTCTAACTCATAAGCTACTGCCCCAACTTTTCCAGATGACCCTGAATGGCCCATAGAAACGaggtttgagcttctcagctccactctttttgagagtagactgtctgtaaGGTTGCAATCGGAGATAAACCATATCCCCAACCTCGAAAGAACGCTCAACACGTCTCTGATCAACATAcatcttctgctgattctgtgcaatCTGCAGATTATCCTTCAAGGATTTCATGATGTCTTGACTTTGCTGCAACAAGTCCTTGGCTTGGGGTGCTCTGCTCTCACCAAACACCAAATCGGCAAAGCTAGGTGCTTCATACCCATAAAGAGCCAAGAAAGGAGACATCTTAATCGACATATGAAAAGAAGAATTGTAGCAGTACTCGCCTATATGCAGCCACTTGACCCAAGCTCTCTGCTGTTCTGACACATAGTTTCTCAAGTAGCCTTCCAACCACTTGTTCACTACTTCCATTtgtccatctgtttggggatggtaactagtgcttggagtgagcacagtaccactcATTCTGAAGACTTCTTGCCAAAAAgtacttaggaacttgctgtccctatcactcacaatgttctttggCAACCCATGTAGCCTAAACACCTCTCGAAAAAATAGATCTGCAACTTGGGCTGTAGAAAAAGTGTTGGTAATGGCGAAGAAATGAGCAAATTTGGTTAGCCTATCCACCACTACATAAATACAATCCTTCCCTTGGGCCTTGGGCAACCCTTtgatgaaatccatcgagatgcttTCCCATTTTTGTTTGGGAATAGGAAGTGGTTGCAGCAAACCAGCTGGTAATGTATGCTCATTTTTGTTCACTTGAAAAACAGGACACTCCTGAATGTAGCGTTGTACTTCTCctttcaaccctttccaagaaaacCTCTCTCGGTTCTGCCTATATGTCTTGAAaaaaccttggtgaccagcaaccGGAATATCATGAAATGTCAAAAGAATCTTCTTCTTAAGCTTAGAATTAGCCACCAGAAAGATTCTTCCCTTATAGTGTATCAATCCCTCAACcaccttgtacctttcatcatgaaaagtaccctcaagaatgctggttgcaaactgatttttggcgtAATCAGCAAGCAACATGTCTCTCCAATCTGCAGTAAGCTCACACAATGAGCTAAGATGAGGTCTCCTGGATAAAGCATCAGCCACGATATTTTTTTTccctttgacatattcaatgtcaaagtcgtaagcttgaagcttactcacccatttttgttgcctctCATTTAGGTCCTTTTGGTGCATGAAATGCTTGAGGCTATTGTGGTCAGTCTTAACCACAAACTTGTTCCCCACCAAGTACTGCCTGAACTTGGCTAATGCATGCataatggcaagcatttccttgtcataaattgagTACTTTCCACACCCCTTAATTTTCGGCTCTCAAACACAATAGGGTGTTTGTCTTGCATCAGGACAGCCCCAACTCCTTCACCTAATGCATCACATTGTAGCTTGAATGGCTTGGAGAAATCCGGAATAGCCAGAACCAGGCACGAGCTCATGATCTTCTTGAACTTGTCAAAAACAATTTGAGCCTTTTCTGACCAACAAAAGGCTCCCTTTTTGGTGAGATCAGTAAGGGGAGCAGCATTCTATGAATACCCCTTTACGAATCTCCGATAAAAACCACAAAGACCCAGAAAACCTTTCAACTGAGTTAAGTTCTCAGGAGGTGGCGACTCAACTACTGCCttgatcttttcaggatccaccttTACTCCCTCAACACTGATTATGTGGCCAAGGTACAGTAACtcctccattccaaattcacatttggatgcTTTTGCAAACAAACTCTCAGATTCCATAATACTAAGCACTTCCTCCAAGTGCTTGAGATGATCCTCCCAAGTCTTGCTGTAAATCAGAatgtcataaaaaaaaatcaacacaaaCCTCCTTAACTGATTTTGAAAAACACAGTTCATGCAAGACTGAAAGGTAGCCGGAGTGttagtcaacccaaatggcatgactaagaATTCGAAATGGCCATAGTGACATCTGAAAGCTGTCTTCTCCACATCCGATCCTCTCATTCGAATCTGATGGTAACCCGATCTCAAATCGATCTTCGAGAAGAACTTggccccatgtagctcatcaatgagctcatctatcctgggaatggggtatctattttttatggtgctttgattcaaagcacgatagtccacacacatgcgcatggtaccatccttcttcttcacaagaaCCACGACAGATGCAAAGGGGCTCTTGCTTGGGCGAATGAAACCCATCTCCAAGAGTTCTTGAATattcttctcaatctcatccttttgcCTCTTCGGGTACCGATATGGAGTTGTAATCACCAGTTtagctccttccttgagctctatgaTATGTTCTGAACCCCGTTCAGGTGGTGGTCCAGGAGGCAAGTCTGCAAAGACCTTGCTCTTCTTCGTGAGTAGAGACTGAACATCAGGAGGATGGTCTCGTTTAGTCTCAACCGGACTAGCAGGAAGGATCATGCACTTTGCAACCCACTCGGCTTGATCGTGACAGATCAACCTTGCCATTCTTTTGAATGACACAACCCGAGGGCCCCCATTGGACATTCCTCTTAGAACTATCTTCTTCCCATCAGATTGAAACTTCAGCTCCATAGTCTGCAAATTCAAGGAGATCTCCCCAAGAGAACGCAAGCATTGAATGCCTAGGACAACATCAGTATCTCCAATGTGGActacatagaagtcatccttgacttcgtaATTCCCCAATTGCATGGTCAGGTTCGAGATTTTCTTAGTACATGAAATATGGAATCCATCGGCAACCATGACCTTGAAGCCCTCAAACTCCTCTGTTTGCAGCCCCTTCTTTGCTACCACaacttcatcaatgaagttatgtgttGCTCCAGTGTCGATCAAGGCAACGATTCGCTGCCCTTTGATCATCCCTCGAACCTTGAATGATTCCTTTCTTTGGAAGCTCGAAAGCTGAGCCAAAACTCCACCACTTTCCTTCTCATCTCCGGACTCTTCTGGAGCTCTTTCTACCTCACTTTCTTCAAAATCAGATTGCTGGTCGGAAAAATCAGAACTACTTTCACCAGCAGAATAGTACTCAATCTGATTGAATTTAACTCCCTTAGGGCAAACATGATCTTGAGACCATTTTTCCCTACACCGGAAACACAACCCTTTTCTTCTGAGTTCATTCAGGGTTTCAGGATCCAACCTAGTGACATGGGGATTGTGATGTTTGAACTCCTTGTGCTGAGGTCTCAAAGGAGGTCTATGCTGAGGTCTTTTCCCTTTATCCCTTTTCTGGAAGGGGGAATTTGACTGAAATTTTGCCTTAGGAGCAGCCCACTCCATGTTTCTTGCCTTCTTCATGGCCTCCTGCAGGGTTGGTGGATCAAAGGCTTTAATCCAACCTTTGAGTGGTTTTGTCAACCCTTCACTGAAAAGGATCACCAATCTCCTCTCCATGATTCCAGTCACCATGACTGAGAGTCTCTGAAACTCCGCAATGTAGGCATCAACAGTGCCATACTATTTCAATTGTGCCAGTTCTCTAAAGTGAATTTTAGGATCCTTCTTTTCAAACCTCTCGATGAGCCTAGTAGTGAACTCATCATAAGTTGTGATAGACCGATGACCCAGAGTAACTaggccatggtaccaccattcatgcgCCACCCCATCAAGGTGTAGCGTAGCGAACTTGATCGCTTCCTCTTCTGCCATAGGTGTGAGAGCTAGATAGTTATCCAACTTCTGAATCCAAGCTCGGGCTGAACTGGTATCAACTCCGTCAAAGTGTAGAAGTGTCACCTTGTTGACAGCTTGGTACAAGTCTCCTTGATTTGATGGTCTTCTTTGATCATAGTGTCTCCCTTGtcctttgtttttccttttatgATCCATGAAATCGTTATAGGACATATTCCTCTTGATGTCGTCAGGTAGAGAATCATACTCTGCACGACCAAGTCTCAACTGCTCCACGAATGAAGCATTCTCTTCAGGCTCTGGCTGAGTGTTTTCAGGTGCCAAAAAGGTGGGTTTGAATGGCCTGGAAGAAATATAAGTGTTGTTTGACATAGTCCGGGCTGCATGTCCATCATGCTGGTTGGAGGCACTATGCTCTCCTCTATGCCCTGAGTTGTTCTGTGGAGTGGTATTCTGACCCACTTTCCCCATCATGAGAGATACCATGTCCATCAAGGCATCCATCTTTCTTTCAAATCTCTTTCCGGGACTCATAGATCTTTCTCTTCCTTTCCCACTGTCATCTCTGTTGTTGGTAACTCTCTCgttacccccaactgatctctcacCCTCTGCCATATCTGATTCCTGAGAAGACTCCCAATGAGCCCTCAAGATCTCTGAAGCTGTCTGACCTTCTGGAGCCTAATAAGGCTGGAACTATTTTCCAACCTTCTTGTCTTCCCTTGCAATGTACCTCTTTTCTCTGTCACTCATAGACAGATTGTTCATAGGATGGCAAgatcttggctctgataccattgaaATATTCTGAGCCAAATTTTTTCGTTTGTATAAATTACAAATTACATTCAatgcacccgttaaggttagaagatAAACCAAAACGTCCTGAGCAACTCTAAccagaatgtacaccaggatcctgttgtgggcaaggtgtgagcattggtcagaggatatAAAACAAATTGCTTATGcagtaactctaaccaagaatggcgTCGATGATggtgagcatatggtcagaggatcttctaCCCTAAATGCTGAAAGGGAACTCTAcaccaagtatgtgctacccaaTCCAGAATGGAGTGAGGGGCGACCATATGGCGGAGTGATTACAAAACAATGCTTGAAAAGAAATGCGGAAGCTGGAAATACTCAACACCCAGAATGTGCTTGCTAACCCAGAATGGGAAAGTAGCTACCATAGGGCGGAGGTCAATTAAATAGAATATCAAATGCTGAAAGTAAGAAGAGCATTACAATTTGATAAAGCAAGATTATACTCTACTGTCAGTACTACTGCCAGCTTACactatgaaagatgaaatcttgcaAACAATACGTATCAGCATATAAATAGAGAGGTACAATATTAATGAATTCCTTTACTGAGAAGTAAGATTAACGGAAATGACAATAAACAGATCCAACCTTTTCTCCAGACTTGAATAAATCTTCAATGAAGCATTCCCATTGCTTTCAAAGAACTCTCACCACCATCGAATAAAGATACTGTAGATTTCTCCAAACTGATTTAACAGACCTGCACCTTTCAACAAATAACCAGCAACATAGGATTCCTTTGAAATGCTCAGAAATCACTCTTTGCTCATTCAAAATGCTTGATATCAATTGCAAAACTCTAATAGAAAGGAGGCGCTCAGACTAAGAACAGAAAATAGACTTTAAAAGCATCTAACACTCAATGCACAATTCCCAAGACAACAAAGGTACGACCCAGCTGGAAAGggcgatttctcttttaaaaatctGATGCTTCACAAATAAATCTACAAATTGGCACACATGGGCGCCTTCCCTATATGGAAGGGAATATGCAATACCCACAAtgaatttctttgtcttttttgattTATGAATTAAACATCCAATCTGCTGAAGCTAACATGCAAAAACCAGGAACTTCTAATATGCAAAAATCAAAAACTAAGAACTACAATGCTGATTACAATGCACAAATTTCAAGGAACtcacaaactaaactaaaatcacCACTAGTTGTTGTCCTACAAACAAGAAGCGATGCCCAAGCTAGGAGGCCTTCATTCCTCGAAGCAAACCTAGagccaaaccggcaacataacaGTACTGTAGACCAAAGATGTGAAATGATGCTCAAAGTCTTCCTTTTATAACTTCCTGTTGACTTCACGAAACCCTAAAATCCACTTCAAtatccaaaccctaatcatttCTCCAAGATGGCGtccttttcctttcaagcttaatattgatattttaattaaattcaatacctTGATAAATGCGCCCACATTAAGCTTGCTTTGACtttggaaattaataaaataatctttaatgAAGGTGCCACCCTCAAAAAGCCcacttttcaaaacaacataaagtcAATAgactaggccaaggggtcaacgttcgaatataatattaaaacgtgaccttttaattaaatatatcaacTTAACTCTTCAATCATGCCCTGAAGCCAATAATGACCAAGTCAAAGATCAggtctgagaaggggacattacacataccagaaggcattagtctctaggatggataactctgatgattggatcattgatagtggttgttcacatcatatgactggtgatcggagcaaatttctttccttgaaagaatttgatggcagtgttgttagatttggaaatgactcaccctgcatggtcaaaggtaaaggagttatttctcttaatgggaagagcaatgcagatgatgtctactgggttgaaggattaaagcacaatcttttgagtatggcacaactcaatgacaaaggatacccactggagtttaaaaatggtatgtgcaaaatctttgacaacaaaggtgaattgattgcaaccgggaaacaaactaaaggtaacctgtttcaccttaattctaaagttagcaattgttttattgcaaaaatagatgatagttggctttggcatagcagattttgtcatataaactttgataacattgtcaaagtgagtaagtccaagacagtgagaggttt from Cryptomeria japonica chromosome 3, Sugi_1.0, whole genome shotgun sequence harbors:
- the LOC131874304 gene encoding uncharacterized protein LOC131874304, coding for MEVVNKWLEGYLRNYVSEQQRAWVKWLHIGEYCYNSSFHMSIKMSPFLALYGYEAPSFADLVFGESRAPQAKDLLQQSQDIMKSLKDNLQIAQNQQKMYVDQRRVERSFEVGDMVYLRLQPYRQSTLKKSGAEKLKPRFYGPFRVIWKSWGSSL
- the LOC131874305 gene encoding uncharacterized protein LOC131874305; this encodes MVTGIMERRLVILFSEGLTKPLKGWIKAFDPPTLQEAMKKARNMEWAAPKAKFQSNSPFQKRDKGKRPQHRPPLRPQHKEFKHHNPHVTRLDPETLNELRRKGLCFRCREKWSQDHVCPKGVKFNQIEYYSAGESSSDFSDQQSDFEESEVERAPEESGDEKESGGVLAQLSSFQRKESFKVRGMIKGQRIVALIDTGATHNFIDEVVVAKKGLQTEEFEGFKVMVADGFHISCTKKISNLTMQLGNYEVKDDFYVVHIGDTDVVLGIQCLRSLGEISLNLQTMELKFQSDGKKIVLRGMSNGGPRVVSFKRMARLICHDQAEWVAKCMILPASPVETKRDHPPDVQSLLTKKSKVFADLPPGPPPERGSEHIIELKEGAKLVITTPYRYPKRQKDEIEKNIQELLEMGFIRPSKSPFASVVVLVKKKDVLLEDRFEIGLPSDSNERIGCGEDSFQIKTWEDHLKHLEEVLSIMESESLFAKASKCEFGMEELLYLGHIISVEGVKVDPEKIKAVVESPPPENLTQLKGFLGLCGFYRRFVKGYS